CGTAGCGGCATTGCTACCGCATTGATGGATAACCTGATGTTTATCGTCGATAAGTATGGTGGTCCGGTGTTTTTAGAAGTGCGTACAGATAATGAGCCGGCGATTGCGTTGTATAGAAAATATGGTTTTGAGGTTACCGGGGTGCGGAAAAATTATTATCAGCCTTCGGGAGCCGATGCATTTATCATGGTGCGCTCTGATCATGGCGTGAAACAAGCGAAAGGCGAAGAATCGTGATTGTTCTAGGCGTGGAAAGCTCCTGCGATGAAACTGGGGTAGGGGTGATTAAACTCGGCGCAGATGGCTCCATGGAGATTCTTGCCGATGCGGTGGCTAGTTCAATGGATCAGCATGCACGCTTTGGTGGGGTAGTACCTGAGATCGCCTCGCGAGCTCATTTAGAGTCAATGCAGCCAGTTATGCGCCAAGCTTTGAAAGAAGCTGGCATTGAAAAACCCGATGTCGTGGCCGCAACGGTTGGTCCTGGTTTAGCAGGCGCCCTATTGGTAGGTGCGTCGGCGGCAAAAGCTTATGCGGCAGCCTGGGGGGTTCCGTTTTATGGGGTTAACCACTTAGGTGGGCATGTTGCGGTGGCTAATCTAGAAGGCCACCAATTAGGTCATAGTATTGCGCTACTAGTTTCAGGCGGGCATACCCAGTTATTAGAGGTGAGCGCAGTAGGAAAGCCAATGCGGGAGTTGGGTTCTACCCTTGATGATGCCGCGGGAGAAGCTTATGACAAGGTGGCACGGTTGCTTGGTTTGGGCTATCCCGGAGGGCCGGTTATTGATCGGTTGGCTTGTTTGGGCAACCCTAGGGCAATTTCATTTCCCCGTGGGTTGAGTAAACCTGAAGATATTCGTGGCCCGCACCGGCATGATTTCTCTTTTTCTGGGCTAAAAACTGCGGTTGCACGGTATGTGGAGCAAGCGGAACGCAGTGGTGAGCAAGTTAATATTGAGGATATTTGTGCGTCCTTCCAAGAGGCCGTGTGTGATGTGCTTACTGCGAAGGCGATTCGAGCTATGGAAGATACTGGAGCGCACACGTTGCTCTTAGGTGGTGGGGTGGCGGCGAATTCGCGGCTGCGTGAGTTAGCGGCTAAGCGGTGTGCGTCGAAAAGCTTTGAGTTGTTGGTACCTCGATTTAAATTATGTACCGATAATGGGGTGATGATTGCAGCGGTGGCGGCGCAATTAATTCATGAGGGTGCGCAACCGTCGGGATATGGGGTAGGAACCGATACCACGTTGGAAGTGGAGGTTCCACTCTTGCATGCGCTTTAATGTGCTTTTCGACGTTTACTAGTAGTGAGGTTTGCTTTTAGCAATCAAGGTTGAGCGTTAGCACTTAGCTCGGTAGAGTGCTAGTAGGTTGTCAAACACACAGTTGTTCACCCGCGACGACGGCTGTGCTGGATATTCAACTGGCACAAGTAGTTAATCTTTTATGAAAGGAAAATACCGTGGCTAACGTCAACATTAAGCCTTTGGAAGACCGCGTCCTCGTCCAGATCAACGAAGCTGAGGCAACTACCGCCTCTGGCCTGGTTATTCCTGATTCCGCAAAGGAAAAGCCACAAGAGGGCACCGTAGTAGCAGCTGGCCCAGGCCGCTTCGATGGCGATGACCGCGTTCCTATGGATATCAAGGTAGGCGACGTTGTGATGTTCTCTAAGTACGGCGGAACCGAGATCAAGCACAACGGTGAAGAGTACTTGCTGCTTAACTCCCGCGACGTGCTTGCGATCATCGAAAAGTAAAGAATAAGAGGCGTTTTTTATGGCAAAGCTGATTGCATTCGACCAGGAAGCCCGCGAAGGCATCCTTAAGGGTGTGGACACGCTCGCTGACGCTGTGAAGGTTACCCTTGGCCCACGTGGTCGCAATGTGGTGTTGGAAAAAGCCTTTGGTTCACCAACAGTTACTAACGACGGCGTAACCATTGCCCGCGATATTGATCTTGCCGATCCCTTCGAGAATCTCGGCGCACAGCTGGTGAAGTCCGTCGCTGTGAAAACCAATGATATTGCCGGTGATGGCACCACAACCGCTACCTTGCTAGCTCAAGCTCTCATTACCGAAGGTCTACGCAATGTCGCTGCCGGTGCTAACCCCATTGAGCTAAACCGGGGTATTGCTGCTGCAGCGGAAAAGGTTGTCGAGCAGCTTAAGCAACGTGCCGCAGAGGTATCTTCGACAGCAGAAATTGCTAACGTTGCCACCGTTTCTTCTCGCGACGAGGTTGTTGGCGAGATGGTTGCTGCTGCAATGGAAAAGGTTGGCAAAGATGGTGTGGTCACAGTCGAGGAATCTCAGTCGATGGAGTCCTACCTAGACGTTACCGAGGGTGTCTCCTTTGACAAGGGCTACCTGTCACCGTATTTCATCACCGATACAGATACCCAGCATGCAGTTCTAGAAGATCCTGCCGTACTCTTGGTACGCAACAAGATTTCTTCGTTACCGGATTTCCTCCCACTGCTAGAAAAAGTTGTTGAGGCCGGTAAATCACTGCTGATTATTGCTGAAGATGTTGATGGTGAGCCACTGCAAACGCTGGTGGTTAACTCTATTCGCCGTACCATCAAGGCCGTAGCGGTAAAAGCACCATATTTTGGTGAGCGTCGTAAAGCATTTATGGACGACCTTGCTGTAGTAACTGCTGCTACTGTGATCGATCCCGAGGTTGGGATTAACCTCAATGAAGCTGGTCTAGAAGTACTAGGTTCTGCACGTCGGATTACCGTAACCAAAGATGAAACCATCATTGTTGATGGAGCTGGTACTGCTGAGCAGCTAGAAAGCCGTCGCCAGCAGATCCGTCGTGAAATTGAAACTACCGATTCCAGCTGGGATAAGGAAAAAGCCGAAGAACGCTTGGCTAAACTCTCTGGTGGCGTTGCAGTTATCAAGGTTGGCGCGGCTACCGAAACCGAGGTTTCTGAGCGCAAACTACGCGTCGAAGACGCTATCAATGCTGCCCGCGCGGCCGCTCAGGAAGGTATTATCGCCGGTGGCGGGTCAGTGCTCGTACAAATTGCCGAGGAATTGGGCACTTTTGCTGAGCAATTCGATGGCGACGCTAAAGTTGGTGTGAAAGCACTAGCAAAGGCACTGGTTAAGCCTGCTTATTGGATTGCCGATAATGCTGGTATTGATGGTGCAGTTGTTGTTGCACGCGTTGCTGAGCTAGACAATGGATCCGGTTTTAACGCCGCTAGCTTGGAATACGGCAACCTGATTGAGCAAGGCATTATTGACCCAGTGAAGGTCACTCACTCGGCTGTGGTTAACGCAACATCGGTCGCCCGCATGGTCTTAACCACAGAAGCATCTGTGGTAGAAAAACCTGCTGAGCCAGCTGCCGCCCCAACACCACGTCATATGCACTAAATGTGTTCTTTGGCTCAGGAGCATTAGCTAGGGTGAGTTTTATTAGTAGGTTGTTAACCCCCTAGGGCAAAATGAGGGTTTGTACATTGAGGTAGTACAGACCCTCATTTTCTTTTCCAACCACTTTCACTAGCTAAAGCATTATTGGTTGGTGACAAAGCGGAAGAGTATATTAAGCAGTCGATTGTCGCTTTTAAAAACGCGTGCCAGAGCGGAATATAAACATGAGTGCGGCAAAGAATTGAGGGCTTAAAGCTGCAGCATTAAGTGAGCATTAAGTCAGCAGTGAGTGTTTTTAAGCTGTGTTGTTTATAAAATACGAGCAGTGGTAGCAGTGGCCTAGTAAAGAAGTCTTTATTGGCGGCAGAAAGAGATAGAGGTAAGTTGGTGTGACGGAGCAAGAAAAAGAGCTTGCAGGTCTAGTGCCTGCGGCTGCGGCGGGAGATCGTCGTGCACTCCAGCGCATCATTGAAATTATCCACCCTGCCGTGCTGCGCTATGTACGAGCACGAGTAAGCACAGGTAAGCACCCTACTGCCGAAGATATTGTGCAGGAAATCTGTCTTGCGGTAGCTACCTCGATTACTAATTTTGTTGATCAAGGTCGGCCGTTTATGGCCTTTGTTTACGGTATCGCATCGAATAAAGTAACCGATGCGCATCGTAGTTTTGCGCGGGATAAAACGAACCTGACCGACGAGGTGCCAGATGTTGAAATCACCCGCGACACCCCCGAAGAATTCGCACTCATCGGTGAAGGAAGTAACAAAGTTAGGACTTTGCTCGATTCACTTAATGAGAAACCACGCGAAATTCTTATTTTGAGGATTTTTGCTGGATTTTCAGCAGAAGAAACTGCTGAAATTGTTGGAAGTAGCCCTGGGGCAGTTCGGGTGGCGCAGCATCGCGCGCTTTCCCAATTGCGCAAGCTTGTTGAGCAGGAAAGAGAACAGTAATGGCGCAGCGTTACGACGCCGATCATTTACCGCATGGTGAAGGCGAAGACAGCTCGGAGTATCTCACCGATATTCAAGCTGATGACGTACTCATTTCTGCGCTTGCCCGCGGCGAAGATCCCACCGGTGGTACCGACCCACTTGCTGGGCTATTGCTTGGCCTGCGCGAAGAGGTCACAGCTGCTAGCCCCGCACCCACCCTTACCGAGCTTGGGCTTGATGACGACAGCTTTCCCGCCACCAACGTTATCTCCTTAGATAAACGCCGACGTGGTTGGAGTGGACGAATCGCTAGCGGTCTAGTTGGTGCAGCTGCTGCAACCCTAATGATCACCGGTAGCGCAACTATGATTTATAACGCGGATGAAAATTCAGCGCTTTATGGACTCAAACAACAGATTTTTACTGGTACTGATCGAGAAGCCGTCGTACAGCTTGCTTCTGCCCTAGAAGAAGCTAATAGTCGCAATGAAAGCGGCGATGTTGAAGGCGCTAAAGCCGCAATTGAGCGAGCCCAGGCAGCAGTTGAAAAACTC
This DNA window, taken from Corynebacterium kutscheri, encodes the following:
- the groL gene encoding chaperonin GroEL (60 kDa chaperone family; promotes refolding of misfolded polypeptides especially under stressful conditions; forms two stacked rings of heptamers to form a barrel-shaped 14mer; ends can be capped by GroES; misfolded proteins enter the barrel where they are refolded when GroES binds), encoding MAKLIAFDQEAREGILKGVDTLADAVKVTLGPRGRNVVLEKAFGSPTVTNDGVTIARDIDLADPFENLGAQLVKSVAVKTNDIAGDGTTTATLLAQALITEGLRNVAAGANPIELNRGIAAAAEKVVEQLKQRAAEVSSTAEIANVATVSSRDEVVGEMVAAAMEKVGKDGVVTVEESQSMESYLDVTEGVSFDKGYLSPYFITDTDTQHAVLEDPAVLLVRNKISSLPDFLPLLEKVVEAGKSLLIIAEDVDGEPLQTLVVNSIRRTIKAVAVKAPYFGERRKAFMDDLAVVTAATVIDPEVGINLNEAGLEVLGSARRITVTKDETIIVDGAGTAEQLESRRQQIRREIETTDSSWDKEKAEERLAKLSGGVAVIKVGAATETEVSERKLRVEDAINAARAAAQEGIIAGGGSVLVQIAEELGTFAEQFDGDAKVGVKALAKALVKPAYWIADNAGIDGAVVVARVAELDNGSGFNAASLEYGNLIEQGIIDPVKVTHSAVVNATSVARMVLTTEASVVEKPAEPAAAPTPRHMH
- a CDS encoding sigma-70 family RNA polymerase sigma factor, whose amino-acid sequence is MTEQEKELAGLVPAAAAGDRRALQRIIEIIHPAVLRYVRARVSTGKHPTAEDIVQEICLAVATSITNFVDQGRPFMAFVYGIASNKVTDAHRSFARDKTNLTDEVPDVEITRDTPEEFALIGEGSNKVRTLLDSLNEKPREILILRIFAGFSAEETAEIVGSSPGAVRVAQHRALSQLRKLVEQEREQ
- the tsaD gene encoding tRNA (adenosine(37)-N6)-threonylcarbamoyltransferase complex transferase subunit TsaD, which gives rise to MIVLGVESSCDETGVGVIKLGADGSMEILADAVASSMDQHARFGGVVPEIASRAHLESMQPVMRQALKEAGIEKPDVVAATVGPGLAGALLVGASAAKAYAAAWGVPFYGVNHLGGHVAVANLEGHQLGHSIALLVSGGHTQLLEVSAVGKPMRELGSTLDDAAGEAYDKVARLLGLGYPGGPVIDRLACLGNPRAISFPRGLSKPEDIRGPHRHDFSFSGLKTAVARYVEQAERSGEQVNIEDICASFQEAVCDVLTAKAIRAMEDTGAHTLLLGGGVAANSRLRELAAKRCASKSFELLVPRFKLCTDNGVMIAAVAAQLIHEGAQPSGYGVGTDTTLEVEVPLLHAL
- the groES gene encoding co-chaperone GroES codes for the protein MANVNIKPLEDRVLVQINEAEATTASGLVIPDSAKEKPQEGTVVAAGPGRFDGDDRVPMDIKVGDVVMFSKYGGTEIKHNGEEYLLLNSRDVLAIIEK